One genomic segment of Catalinimonas alkaloidigena includes these proteins:
- a CDS encoding glycosyltransferase family 4 protein produces the protein MKKKPRVLIISTRDKTGGAARAAFRLHQSLMSIGVDSYMLVLSKISNCERVIAPHTKRDIVLAKLMPSLNSLFLELISRNKNRRVFSASYSLYSIQDKIKEISPDIVNLHWVGDGFLSMRELKKIKVPIVWTLHDMWAFTGGCHYAMECKNYMAKCGYCEALESDKANDISRRLFLDKQRAYSESDITVVPLSQWLAKCASKSSLFSNKEIRVIPNPIDLTVYKPLEKQVARKMLNLPSKKKLVFFGAMKQSNPIKGFEKLAEAICGLPTDQFEIVILGASETQEVFEEKYKVHYLGKLSDDIALVTAYSAADVMVVPSLYENLSNVIMESLACGTPVTAFDIGGNKDMIIHKENGYLARPFDTEDLRKGISWVTEDKNRESILRQAARESVLQKYNPRVVAESYLRLFEEKLDKHRKISLAENETH, from the coding sequence ATGAAAAAGAAACCCAGGGTATTAATTATAAGTACGCGTGATAAGACAGGAGGAGCTGCTAGAGCTGCTTTCCGTTTACATCAAAGTTTGATGAGCATAGGAGTAGACTCTTATATGCTAGTATTATCTAAAATTAGTAATTGTGAAAGAGTTATTGCGCCTCATACCAAGCGGGATATCGTATTAGCTAAATTAATGCCCAGTTTAAATAGCTTATTCCTTGAACTTATAAGTAGAAATAAGAATAGAAGAGTATTTTCTGCATCTTATTCTCTTTACTCAATACAAGATAAAATAAAAGAGATATCGCCTGATATTGTTAACCTACATTGGGTAGGTGATGGATTTCTCTCTATGAGAGAACTAAAGAAAATTAAAGTTCCTATTGTTTGGACATTACATGACATGTGGGCATTCACAGGAGGCTGTCATTATGCGATGGAGTGCAAGAATTATATGGCAAAATGTGGATATTGTGAAGCCTTGGAGTCTGATAAGGCAAATGATATAAGCAGAAGGTTGTTTCTTGATAAACAAAGAGCTTACTCAGAAAGTGATATCACAGTAGTACCGTTGAGCCAATGGTTAGCTAAATGTGCTAGCAAAAGCTCTCTTTTTTCTAATAAAGAGATTAGAGTAATTCCTAACCCCATTGACCTGACAGTATATAAACCGTTAGAAAAACAGGTAGCGCGTAAGATGCTTAACTTGCCAAGTAAAAAGAAACTGGTCTTCTTTGGGGCAATGAAACAAAGTAATCCTATTAAGGGATTTGAGAAATTGGCTGAAGCTATATGTGGCTTACCTACTGATCAGTTTGAAATAGTAATATTAGGAGCTTCGGAAACACAAGAAGTATTTGAAGAAAAATATAAAGTCCACTATCTGGGTAAGTTATCTGATGATATTGCTTTGGTCACTGCATATTCAGCAGCGGATGTTATGGTTGTTCCTTCATTATATGAAAACCTTTCAAACGTCATTATGGAATCATTGGCCTGTGGTACTCCGGTAACTGCTTTTGATATCGGAGGAAATAAGGACATGATCATACACAAAGAAAATGGCTATCTAGCCCGCCCCTTTGATACAGAAGATCTAAGAAAAGGAATCAGCTGGGTAACTGAGGACAAAAACAGAGAAAGCATACTTAGGCAAGCAGCGAGAGAAAGTGTTCTTCAAAAATACAACCCTAGAGTAGTTGCAGAATCATATCTACGATTATTTGAAGAAAAGCTTGACAAACATAGAAAAATTAGTTTAGCAGAAAATGAAACTCATTAA
- a CDS encoding O-antigen ligase family protein — MDGIDNKSSHSFNVAYKLLLVVLLVRFFFPLLQLSTLGNVSSEVGAEGYIRVLALGVMMIFLLQLLAKYSFTFAYERALTAVMTVFVILVGVQFFMLDNKMFNIQGAIKYFFYFTFIAVSLFSAIVHSDKTIQIILNVCLLLFILVLIFYPYLIATSGIDPLTALLYNEHRLHFLLHASNEDAHFMTTLFILVMIRLRKHRGWTLLLAGSYYLALIYNGTRSAFFIALILPILFFILHKKRFISSFVILGIIFITSFSYISEYVQVKFEKDLEVLEQTDTVLSGQEVGGSFSYRIAHLWVPMISYTNRESPIIGNGSNGWDIIAVKLLNNKKVESPHNTFVWAYVNWGIIGVFCMLMLFCIPFFSIIKIYLSKPDSKYQLLIVGLICTWFEFFIWSMIANAYTVHGWVILSLLIVLSVAVKYAVYKSSDYEKETQGINYKYA, encoded by the coding sequence ATGGATGGAATAGATAATAAGAGTAGTCATAGTTTTAATGTCGCTTATAAGTTACTGCTAGTAGTGTTATTGGTAAGATTTTTTTTTCCTCTGCTCCAGCTAAGTACTTTAGGTAATGTTAGCTCTGAGGTCGGAGCAGAAGGATATATAAGAGTGCTTGCTTTAGGTGTAATGATGATTTTTTTGCTGCAGCTTCTAGCTAAGTATTCCTTTACTTTTGCTTACGAAAGAGCGCTAACAGCAGTAATGACGGTCTTTGTGATTTTGGTAGGGGTACAGTTTTTTATGTTGGATAACAAAATGTTCAATATACAAGGAGCCATCAAGTATTTCTTTTACTTTACTTTTATAGCTGTATCTCTCTTCAGTGCTATAGTCCATTCAGACAAAACCATACAAATCATTCTAAATGTATGCTTACTCTTATTCATCCTGGTATTAATATTTTATCCTTATCTGATTGCAACTTCAGGGATAGACCCATTAACTGCATTACTATACAATGAGCATCGTTTACATTTTTTGTTGCATGCCTCTAATGAAGATGCTCATTTCATGACTACCCTATTTATCTTAGTGATGATCAGGTTACGAAAGCACAGGGGATGGACATTATTGTTAGCAGGTTCATACTACTTAGCGCTAATATACAATGGTACACGTTCAGCTTTTTTTATTGCCCTTATACTCCCTATTTTATTTTTTATACTGCACAAAAAGAGATTCATATCTTCATTCGTAATATTAGGGATCATCTTTATTACCAGCTTTTCCTATATTTCTGAGTATGTGCAAGTGAAATTTGAGAAAGATCTCGAAGTACTTGAACAGACAGATACGGTATTATCTGGGCAAGAGGTCGGAGGGTCATTTTCATATAGAATCGCACATTTATGGGTGCCTATGATATCATACACGAATAGAGAATCCCCTATCATTGGAAATGGCAGTAACGGGTGGGATATTATTGCTGTAAAGTTGTTGAATAACAAGAAAGTTGAGTCCCCACATAATACTTTTGTCTGGGCATATGTGAACTGGGGTATCATAGGAGTATTTTGTATGCTTATGCTATTTTGTATTCCTTTTTTTAGCATTATCAAAATTTACCTTTCAAAGCCTGATAGCAAGTACCAACTGCTTATAGTAGGGCTTATTTGTACATGGTTTGAGTTTTTTATATGGTCTATGATTGCCAATGCCTATACAGTTCATGGGTGGGTAATACTATCTCTATTGATTGTATTATCTGTAGCAGTAAAATATGCCGTTTACAAGTCTTCTGATTATGAAAAAGAAACCCAGGGTATTAATTATAAGTACGCGTGA